The genomic window ACGGCGGCGCGCTCCCCCACCTCGAGCACCAGCTGCCGCGGCCGCAGGCCGGCGGCCCCCACCGCCTCGGCGGTGCTGGCGAGGTCGGCGTCGGGGTGCAGCACCGAGGTCGGGTGGGTGTTGACGAACAGGTCGGCGTCCCCGAGCCAGCCGGCCGCCCCGGCGATGGCGCACTCGCGGCCCACCCGGTCCAGTCGCGGCAGCCACCCGGCGGAGTCGGCGACGAAGAACAGGTCGCCGCCGTCGACGGTGCGCCCGTCGGAGTCGCCCCGCAGCAGCGCCTCGTGCGCGACGACGGCGCGGTCGGCCAGGGCGACGATCGGCTGGTACGCCGACCACAGCTCCGCCTCGGCCAGCACGCCGACCTCGGCGGTGACCGCCCGGCGCGCCAGCTCCTGCGCCAGCGTCGGCGCGGTGAGCAGGCCGGTCACGAGCGGGGTGTACTCACCGGCCGGGTCGGTGGCCACCCGCACCGCCTCGGCCTCCGCACCGGTGAGCGCGCGGGAGAGCCGGTCGAAGAACAGCTCGACGCCCACACCCTCGCGCTCGTCGGACAGGTCGAGCAGGCCGGGGGTCGAGAACACCGACAGCCCCACCGAGCGGGCGACGGCGGCCACGGCGGGCAGCACGTTCTCCTCCGCGGTCGCCAGGAGCACGCGGGTCGCGGCCTCGGGCAGGGGCCACTCCTCGCGCCGCCGCGCCGCGCCGATCGGACTCGCCACGCGCAGCAGGATGACCGACCCGTCCGGCGGGGACGGGCAGGCGCGCGGACCGGCTCCGGTCGGGCCCGGTACCGCGTCGCGGACCTGCCTCCACGGGCACGAGAAGCCCTAGTGTCGCTCCATGACCGCACTCGTCACCGAGCCGCCGACGCGCGCAGGCCGCGGCGGCCGTCCGCGCGACCCGAGCCGCGACGACGTCATCCGTGCAGCGATCCTGCAGCTGCTCGGCGAGGTCGGCTACGGCGCGCTGACCATGGACGCCGTCGCCGCGGAGGCCGGCGTGGGGAAGGCGACGATCTACCGC from Geodermatophilus normandii includes these protein-coding regions:
- a CDS encoding EAL domain-containing protein gives rise to the protein MASPIGAARRREEWPLPEAATRVLLATAEENVLPAVAAVARSVGLSVFSTPGLLDLSDEREGVGVELFFDRLSRALTGAEAEAVRVATDPAGEYTPLVTGLLTAPTLAQELARRAVTAEVGVLAEAELWSAYQPIVALADRAVVAHEALLRGDSDGRTVDGGDLFFVADSAGWLPRLDRVGRECAIAGAAGWLGDADLFVNTHPTSVLHPDADLASTAEAVGAAGLRPRQLVLEVGERAAVADRGHLLAVLESYRARGWRVALDEVAAGWSSRSLLDVVRPDVVKLGRALVSALPDDGARAVVRTVAEHAHRLGAVVVAEGVETEEVAEEAAALGADLAQGWLFGRPAAPAATEPVEVSPAPTP